GCGTCGTGCTTTCTGGAGGATCGTCATGTCCCTGCCTTCCGACAGCATCGCTGCCATCGCTACCGCCACCGGCCGCGGCGGCGTCGGCATCGTTCGCGTCTCCGGGCCCCTGGCCGCCCCGCTGGCCAAGGCGATCTGCGGCCGCGAGTTGCCGCCGCGGCATGCCCACTACGGCAACTTCCTCGCCGCCGACGGCAGCGTGCTGGATGCCGGCATCGCCCTGTTCTTTCCCGGGCCGAATTCCTTCACCGGCGAAGACGTGCTGGAACTGCAGGGCCACGGCGGGCCGGTGATCCTCGATCTGCTCTTGCGCCGCACCCTGGAAGAGGGCGCCCGTCTGGCCCGCCCCGGTGAATTCAGCGAACGCGCCTTCCTCAACGACAAGCTCGACCTGGCCCAGGCCGAGGCCATCGCCGATCTCATCGAAGCCAGCACCGAACAGGCCGCACGCAATGCCCTGCGCTCGCTGCAGGGCGAATTTTCCCGCCGGGTGGAGAGCCTGGTCGAGCAGTTGATCCAGCTACGCATCTATGTCGAGGCGGCCATCGACTTTCCCGAGGAGGAAATCGATTTCCTCGCCGACGGCAAGGTGCAGGGACTGCTGGAAGGCGTGCAGGCCGAATTGCGCGACGTCCAGCGCGAAGCCAATCGCGGCGCCCTGCTGCGCGACGGCATGACGGTGGTGATCGCCGGCCGGCCCAATGCCGGCAAGTCCAGCCTGCTCAACGCCCTGGCCGGGCGCGAAGCCGCCATCGTCACCGACATCGCCGGCACCACCCGCGACGTGCTGCGCGAACATATCCACCTCGACGGCATGCCGCTGCATGTGGTCGATACCGCCGGCCTGCGCGATACCAGCGACCGCGTGGAGCAGATCGGCGTGCAGCGCGCCCTGGACGCCATCGCTACGGCCGACCGGGTGCTGCTGGTGGTCGACGCCAGCGCCCCGGAAGCCCGGGATCCCCAGGCGCTCTGGCCTGAGTTACTCAGCACCCGACCGCCGCTGGACAAGTTGACGGTGATCCGCAACAAGGCCGATCTCACCGGCGAGGCCACCGGCCTGTTCGAATCCTCCGGACCGGTGGAAATCGCCCTGAGCGCCACCGATGGCCAGGGCGTCGACGCCCTGCGCGAGCACCTCAAGGCCTGCATGGGCTTCGAGCAGACCACCGAGGGTGGCTTCAGCGCCCGGCGTCGCCATCTGGACGCGTTGCAACGGGCCGCCAGTGCGTTGGATCACGGCTATCGTCAACTCACCCTGGCCGGCTCCGGTGAGCTTTTGGCCGAGGACCTGCGCCAGGCGCAACAGGTGCTCGGTGAGATCACCGGTGCCTTCAGCTCCGACGATCTGCTCGGCCGCATCTTCTCCAGCTTCTGCATCGGCAAGTAATCCCCTATCTGCTGTTCCAGGCCTGTGCAACACAGGCCTTGTCTATCCTCATCCCTCCCTTCCAGAGCTCTGTTGATAACCCTGCCTGAGGTCTGCCCATAAATCGGTGCATGACCGGTTCATGGCTGCCGCTGTGGATAAGCCAGTAAAGGCTCCACAGGATGCTGAGAGCTTGTATTCATCCACAGCACAGGACACACACTAGGTTCAAGTTGTCCCCAGCCCAGAGCTGACAAGGGCTACATAAGCTTATCCACAGCGAAGGGCCTGCATATACATAAGCTCTATATCAGTCCTTTTAAACATTTCTTCCCTATTGTTTATATTGGGTGTCTCCGCCGCCGACTGGTCATTTTTTGGCCAGAGCCCCTTCTGCAAGCCGGGTCCAAGCCTTATACTTGCCGGCTTTCCTTTGAATTCCTGCCAACAGGCACGAGGTGCGTGGTGGACTTTCCTTCCCGTTTCGACGTCATCGTGATCGGCGGCGGCCATGCCGGTACCGAAGCGGCCCTGGCGGCCGCCCGCATGGGGGTGCGTACCCTGCTGCTCACGCATAATGTGGAAACTCTCGGCCAGATGAGCTGCAACCCCGCCATCGGCGGCATCGGCAAGAGCCATCTGGTCAAGGAGATCGATGCCCTGGGCGGCGCCATGGCCGCGGCGACGGATCTCGCCGGCATCCAGTTCCGCATTCTCAACAGCCGCAAGGGCCCTGCCGTGCGTGCTACCCGCGCCCAGGCCGATCGCGTGCTGTATAAGGCCGCCATTCGCTACACCCTGGAAAACCAGCCGAACCTGTGGATATTCCAGCAGGCCTGCGACGACCTCATCGTCGAGGGCGACCGCGTCGCTGGCGTGATTACCCAGATGGGCCTGAAATTCCATGCCGACAACGTGGTATTGACTGCGGGGACCTTCCTCGGTGGTCTTATCCACATAGGTCTGCAGAACCACAGCGGTGGACGAGCAGGAGATCCGCCGGCCATCGCCCTGGCTCAGCGCCTGCGTGAATTGCCGTTGCGCGTCTCCCGGTTGAAGACCGGCACGCCGCCGCGCATCGACGGCCGTTCGGTGGATTTCTCGGTGATGACCGAGCAGCCGGGGGATACGCCGCTGCCGGTGATGTCCTTCCTCGGCAATCGCGAGCAGCATCCCGCCCAGGTCAGCTGCTGGATCACCCACACCAACGCCCGCACCCACGACATCATCCGTGCCAACCTGGATAGATCGCCGATGTACTCGGGCGTGATCGAAGGGGTGGGGCCGCGCTACTGCCCGTCCATCGAAGACAAGATCCACCGCTTCGCCGACAAGGACAGCCATCAGGTCTTCCTTGAGCCCGAGGGCCTGACCACCCACGAGCTCTATCCCAACGGCATCTCCACCTCGCTGCCCTTCGATGTGCAGCTCGAGGTGGTGCGCTCCATGCGCGGCATGGAGAACGCCCACATCCTGCGGCCCGGCTACGCCATCGAATACGATTTCTTCGATCCGCGGGATCTCAAGTACAGCCTGGAAACCAAGGTCATCGCCGGGCTGTTCTTCGCCGGCCAGATCAACGGCACCACGGGTTACGAAGAGGCCGGTGCCCAGGGTCTGCTGGCCGGTGCCAATGCCGCGCTGCGCGCCCAGGGTCGCGAGGCCTGGTGTCCGCGCCGTGACGAGGCCTACCTCGGCGTGCTGGTGGACGACCTCATCACCCTGGGTACCCAGGAGCCCTACCGGATGTTCACCTCGCGCGCCGAGTACCGGTTGATCCTGCGCGAGGACAACGCCGACCTGCGCCTGACCGAGAAGGGCCGCGAGCTGGGTCTGGTGGACGACCAGCGCTGGGCGCTGTTCGAAGCCAAGCGCGAAGGCATCGCTCTGGAAGAACAACGTCTCAAGGCGACCTGGATTCGTCCGGGCACGCCCCAGGGCACTGCGGTGGCCGAACGCTTCGGCGCCCCGCTCAACCACGAATACAACCTGCAGAACCTGCTGGCCCGTCCGGAGATCGACTACGCCGGCCTGATGGACGCGGTGGGCGAGACGCCGGCCGAGGCCCAGGTCGCCGAGCAGATCGAGATCAAGACCAAGTACGCCGGCTACATCGATCGCCAGCAGGACGAGATCCAGCGCCTGCGCGCCAGCGATGCCGTGGCGCTGCCCGCCGAGCTCGACTACGCCGGCATCTCCGGCCTGTCCAAGGAGATCCAGCACAAGCTGGCCCAGGCTCGTCCCGAGACGCTGGGCCAGGCTTCGCGCATTCCCGGGGTCACCCCGGCGGCGGTCTCGCTGCTGCTGATCCACCTGAAGAAGCGCAGCGCCGGTCGCAGCCTGGAGCACAGCGCCTGATGGCCAGCGCGATCCAAGCCAAGGAACTGCGCCAGGGCGCCGAGACCCTGGGCGTGGCGCTCTCCGCCGAGGTGGAAGAGCGCCTGCTGGGTTACCTGGACCTGTTGGTCAAGTGGAACAAGGCCTACAACCTCACCGCGGTGCGCGATCCGGACGAAATGGTCTCGCGGCATCTGCTCGACAGCCTCAGCATCGTTCCCTACGTTACCGCAGGGAATTGGCTGGACGTCGGCAGCGGCGGTGGCATGCCGGGCATCCCCCTGGCGATCCTCTTTCCCGATTCGCGCTTCACCCTGCTCGACAGCAACGGCAAGAAGACGCGCTTCCTGACCCAGGCCAAGATCGAGCTGGGCCTGGCCAATCTCGAGGTGGTCCACGGCCGCGTCGAGGCCTTCCAGCCGGCCGCGCCCTTCACCGGCATCGTCTCGCGGGCGTTCAGCGCCATCGATGACTTCGCCAACTGGACGCGGCACCTGGGCGACGACCAAACACAGTGGCTGGCGATGAAGGGGCTGCACCCCGACGACGAACTGGCCAAGCTACCAGCGGACTTCCGGGTTGCGGCGGCGCACGTCCTCGCGGTTCCCGGTTGCCAAGGCCAGCGGCACTTGCTGATACTGCGCCGCACGATTGGAGAGGGGTAAGGCGGTACATGGCCAAGGTTTACGCGATAGCCAACCAGAAGGGCGGGGTGGGCAAGACCACGACGTGCATCAATCTCGCCGCTTCCCTGGCCGCCACCAACCGGCGCAAGGTGCTGTTGATCGACCTCGATCCCCAGGGTAACGCCACCATGGGCAGCGGGGTGGACAAGCACGCCCTGGAGCATTCGGTACTCGACGTGCTCACCGGCGGTTGCGGCCTGCTGGACGCCATGCACTTCTCCGAACACGGCGGCTACCAGCTGCTGCCCTCGAACCGCGACGTCACCGCCGCAGAGGTCGAACTGCTGGAACTGCCTGGCCGCGAAAGCCGCTTGCGCGACGCCCTGGCCCCGGTGCGGGACAACTACGACTACGTGCTCATCGATTGCCCGCCGTCGCTATCGATGCTGACCATCAACGGGCTGGTGGCCGCCGATGGCGTGATCATCCCCATGCAGTGCGAATACTTCGCCCTGGAAGGCCTGACCGACCTGATCGGCAGCATCCAGCACATCGCCCAGCGGCTGAATCCGCAGTTGAAGATAGAGGGCCTGCTGCGCACCATGTTCGATCCGCGCATCGGCCTGGCCAACGACGTCGCCGCCCAGCTCAAGCAGCATTTCGGCGATGAATTGTACGAAACCATCATTCCGCGCAACGTCCGCCTGGCCGAAGCCCCCAGCTACGGTATGCCCGTGCTGGTCTACGACAAGAGCTCGAAGGGGGCCGCGGCCTATCTGGAACTGGCCAGTGAGCTGGTCAAACGTCAGCGCAAGGCGGCTCGTACCGCCAAGACTGCCTAAGGAATTCCCATGGCTGTGAAGAAACGAGGACTGGGCCGCGGCCTCGATGCCCTACTCGGTGGCGCCAGCGTCAAGGTCCTGCAGGAACAGGCTGCCGCCACCCCGGTCAGCGAATTGCAATCGCTGCCGGTGGATATCATCCAGCGCGGCAAGTACCAGCCCCGCCGGCACATGGATCCGGTCGCCCTGGAAGAGCTGGCCAATTCCATTCGGGTCCAGGGCCTGATGCAGCCCATCGTGGTGCGCGCCATCGGCGAGGGTCGCTACGAGATCATCGCTGGCGAGCGCCGCTGGCGCGCCAGCCAGCAAGCCGGTCTGGAGCGTATTCCCGCATTGGTCCGTGATGTGCCCGATCAGGTGGCCATCGCCCTGGCGCTGATCGAGAACATCCAGCGACAGAATCTCAATCCGCTGGAAGAGGCCATGGCCCTGCAGCGGCTGCAGGACGAATTCGAACTGACCCAGGCGCAGGTGGCCGAGGCCGTCGGCAAGTCGCGCTCGGGGGTCACCAACCTGCTGCGTCTGCTGGCGCTGGCCGAGGAGGCCAAGGAACTGTTGGCCAAGGGCGAGCTGGAAATGGGCCACGCCCGCGCCTTGCTCGGTCTGCCGAAGGCACGCCAGGCCGAAGGGGCGCGGCACGTTGTCGCACGCGGCCTGACGGTCCGTCAGACCGAGGCCCTGGTGCGCCAATGGCTCAGCGGAGCGGAGTCCAGTGAAAAGGTTCCCGTGGTGGATCCCGATATCAGCCGCCTGGAGCAGCGTCTGGCCGAGCGTTTAGGCGCCAACGTACAGATTCGCCATGGCGAGAAGGGCAAGGGCCAGTTGGTGATCCGCTATACCTCTTTGGACGAACTTCAAGGCGTACTGGCGCACATTCGCTGACACAAATGGCTGTCAGCCTGGGCCGCAATCTGTCCGGGGTGGCTTGAACCACCCCTGGCGCGCCCCTATACTTTGCCCGCTTTTTGTCGGCACAAAGCATGCCAGTGAAAACAACTATTAAGCCGACACCAGAGGACTTCGAGCCGATGGACCGCCGCACGCCCAAACGCCTGCCTTTCCATCATCAGCCTGCCTTTCGCCTGCTGCTCGTCCAACTGGTGGTCGCGTTATGTGCCGCCGTTGTCTTGTTTTGCTTCGTCGGTAAGGTCGCCGGGTATTCCGGATTGTTGGGCGGGCTGATTGCCTGGCTGCCCAACCTGTATTTTTCGTTCAAGGCGTTCCGCTACCGCGGCGCCCACGCCGCCCAAGACATCGTCCGTTCTTTCTATTCGGGCGAGGCGGGCAAACTGATTCTCACGGCAGTGCTCTTTGCACTGACGTTTGCCGGGGTAAAACCGCTTTCGGCTCCTGCACTGTTCGGCGTCTACCTGTTGACGCTGATGGTCAATGCCGGCGCACCCCTGCTATTGAAAAAACCGACTAGACCTTAAAGGCATTCGAGGCACACATGGCAGCAGACTCCGCTTCGGCTTACATCCAGCACCACCTGCAGAACATGACCTTTGGTCTGGATCCGGTGAGAGGCTGGACCCTGGCCCACACCCCCGCCGAGGCCAAGGCCATGGGCTTCTGGGCCTTCAACCTGGATACCCTGGGCTGGTCGGTCGGTTTGGGCGTGATCTTCCTGCTCTTCTTCCGCAGCATCGCCAAGAAGGCCACCAGTGGCCAACCTGGTCGCCTGCAGAGCCTGGTCGAGGTCCTGGTCGAGTTCGTCGACGGTAGCGTCCGCGATACCTTCCATGGCAAGAACGATTTGATCGCCCCCCTGGCTTTGACCATCTTCGTCTGGATCTTCCTGATGAACATGATGGACCTGGTGCCGGTGGACTGGCTGCCGATGCTGGCCATGGCCATTGGTGGCGACCATACCTACTTCCGCGTCGTGCCCACCACCGATCCGAATGCCACCTTGGGCATGGCTCTGTCGGTGTTCGCCCTGATCCTGTTCTACAGCATCAAGATCAAGGGTATCGGCGGCTTTGTCGGCGAACTCACCCTACATCCGTTCAGCAGCAAGAACACCCTGGTACAGATCCTGCTGATCCCGATCAACTTCCTGCTCGAATTCGTCACCCTGGTCGCCAAGCCGATTTCCCTGGCCCTGCGACTGTTCGGCAACCTGTATGCTGGCGAGCTGATCTTCATCCTCATCGCCATCATGTTCGCCAACGGTCTGGCGCTGGGTGGTCTGGGGATCGTGCTGCAGTGGGCGTGGGCGGTGTTCCACATCCTGATCATCGTCCTGCAGGCCTTCATCTTCATGATGCTGACCATCGTCTACCTGTCGATGGCGCACGAAGAAAGTCACTGAGGAATGGCCCGCGGACGCTACTGACGGTGTCTGCGGGCGGTTCTGTCGTGAGTCCCGGGGGGCCCTGTCCACCGGGGGACTTGGGAAAACTCTTTCGCTTCAACCTTAACCAAGACGACTAAAAAAGTCGGGAGGAAAAATGGAAACTGTAGTTGGTTTGACCGCGATCGCCGTTGCTCTGCTGATTGGCCTGGGCGCTCTGGGTACCGCCATTGGCTTCGGTCTGCTGGGTGGCAAGTTCCTCGAAGGCGCCGCTCGTCAGCCGGAAATGGTTCCGATGCTGCAGGTCAAGATGTTCATCGTCGCCGGTCTGCTCGACGCCGTGACCATGATCGGTGTTGGTATCGCCCTGTTCTTCACCTTCGCTAACCCCTTCGTTGGTCAGATCGCCGGCTGATCACCCCCAGGGGTGTAGGCAGGACTGATGGACAACGAACGAGCGAGGTGTTGGCGTGAACATTAATGCAACCCTGATAGGCCAGTCCGTTGCCTTCTTCATCTTCGTGCTCTTCTGCATGAAGTACGTTTGGCCGCCGATCATCTCGGCGCTGCGTGAGCGTGAGAAGAAGATTGCCGATGGCCTTGACGCTGCCAACCGCGCGGCTCGTGATCTGGAAGTGGCACAGCAGCAAGCCAACCAGAAAGTGAGCGAAGCCAAAGGCCAGGCAGCCGAGATCATCGAGCAAGCCAACAAGCGTGCCGCCCAGATCGTCGAAGACGCACAGGCCAAGGCCCGTGTTGAAGGCGAGCGGATCAAGGCGCAGGCTCAGGCTGAAATCGAGCAGGAAATCAACAGCGCGAAGGACGCCCTGCGTGCTCGCGTCGGTCTGCTGGCCGTGGCCGGCGCCGAGAAGATCCTCGGATCGACCGTTGATGCCAATGCTCATGCCCAGTTGGTCGACCGACTGGCAGCGGAAATCTAAGCGAGGCCACCAATGGCAGAACTGAACACGCTGGCCCGGCCCTATGCCAAGGCGGCTTTCGAGTTCGCACAGGCCCAGCAGCAGCTGACCCAGTGGTCGGCCGCGCTTGGGCTGCTCGCCGCGGTATCCCAGGACGGGACCGTGCGCCAGCTGCTTCAGCAGCCGCAGTTGACCGCGGAAGCCAAGGCCGGATTGCTCATCGACGTATGTGGCGATCAGCTGGATGCACAGTCCCAGAACTTCGTTCGGACCGTGGCAGAAAACAACCGGATCGACCTGTTCCCGGCCATCGCCGAGATCTACGAGGCGTACAAGGCCGAGCAGGAAAAATCCATCGAGGCGGAAGTCACCAGTGCTTTCGCCCTGAGCGAAGAACAGCAAGACAAACTCGCCAAGGCTCTCAGCGCAAGGCTAGGTCGCCAGGTGCGACTAAATGCATCCGAGGATGCGAGCCTGATCGGTGGTGTGGTTATCCGCGCCGGCGACTTGGTAATCGATGGCTCCGTTCGCGGCAAGCTCGCGCAACTGGCCGAAGCGTTGAAACCTTGAGTTTGAAGGGGCAGTAGCATGCAGCAACTCAATCCTTCCGAAATTAGTGAAATCATCAAGGGTCGCATCGAAAAACTCGACGTGACCTCGCAAGCCCGCAACGAAGGCACCATCGTCAGCGTGTCCGACGGTATCGTGCGCATTTTCGGTCTGGCCGACGTCATGTACGGCGAAATGATCGAATTCCCCGGCGGCATCTACGGCATGGCGCTGAACCTGGAGCAGGACTCCGTCGGCGCCGTGGTCCTGGGTAGCTACCTGGGTCTGGCCGAAGGCATGAGCGCCAAGTGCACCGGCCGCATCCTGGAAGTCCCGGTTGGTCCGGAACTGCTGGGTCGCGTTGTCGACGCCCTGGGCAACCCCATCGATGGCAAGGGTCCGCTGAACGCCAGCGCCTCCGACGCCGTCGAGAAGGTCGCACCGGGCGTGATCTGGCGTCAGTCGGTCGACCAGCCGGTGCAAACCGGCTACAAGGCCGTCGATGCCATGATCCCGGTTGGTCGTGGTCAGCGTGAGCTGATCATTGGTGACCGTCAGATCGGCAAGACCGCCATGGCGATCGATGCCATCATCAACCAGAAGAACAGCGGCATCCGCTGCGTCTACGTGGCCATCGGTCAGAAGCAGTCGACCATCGCCAACGTGGTGCGCAAGCTGGAAGAGAACGGCGCCCTGCAGAACACCATCGTGGTGGCTGCCAGCGCGTCCGAATCGGCTGCCCTGCAGTTCCTGGCGCCCTACTCGGGTTGCACCATGGGCGAATACTTCCGCGACCGCGGTGAAGACGCCCTGATCGTCTATGACGATCTGTCCAAGCAGGCCGTGGCCTATCGCCAGATCTCCCTGCTGCTGCGTCGTCCGCCGGGCCGTGAAGCCTATCCCGGCGACGTGTTCTATCTCCACAGCCGTCTGCTCGAGCGCGCTTCCCGCGTCTCTGCCGACTACGTCGAGAAGTTCACCAACGGCGCCGTGACCGGCAAGACCGGCTCGCTGACCGCGCTGCCGATCATCGAGACCCAGGCCGGCGACGTGTCCGCCTTCGTTCCGACCAACGTGATCTCCATCACCGACGGCCAGATCTTCCTGGAAGCCGGCCTGTTCAACTCGGGCATCCGCCCGGCGGTCAACGCCGGTGTCTCGGTATCCCGTGTGGGTGGCGCGGCCCAGACCAAGATCATCAAGAAGCTGTCCGGTGGTATCCGTACCGCGTTGGCCCAGTACCGTGAACTGGCGGCCTTCGCCCAGTTCGCCTCGGACCTGGACGAAGCCACCCGCAAGCAGCTCGAGCATGGTCAGCGCGTTACCGAGCTGATGAAGCAGAAGCAGTACGCGCCCATGTCCATCGCCGAGATGTCCCTGAGCCTGTACGCCGCCGAGCGTGGTTTCCTGAGCGACGTATCCCTGGACAAGATCGGTAGCTTCGAGCAGGCCCTGATCGCCTACTTCAACCGCGATCACGCCGACCTGATGGCCAAGATCAACGTGAAGGGCGACTTCAACGACGAGATCGACGCCGGCATCAAGGCGGGAATCGAGAAGTTCAAGGCCACGCAAACCTGGTAAGCCGCGACGGGGGCGCCAGCCCCCGTTTGCCAACCCGATAGGTGTCACATGGCAGGCGCAAAAGAGATTCGCGGCAAGATCGCGAGCATCAAAAGCACACAGAAGATCACCAGCGCCATGGAAAAGGTTGCGGTCAGCAAGATGCGTAAGGCTCAGGCCCGCATGGCTGCCAGCAAGCCTTATGCCGAGCGCATCCGCGCTGTGATCGGCCACCTGGCCAACGCCAACCCCGAGTACCGCCATGCCTTCATGGTGGAACGCGAGGTCAAGCGCGTCGGTTACATCGTGGTCAGCTCCGATCGGGGTCTGGCCGGTGGTCTGAACACTAACCTGTTCAAGGCTCTGGTCCGCGACATGAGCGACCAGCGCGGCAAGGGTGTGGAAATCGATCTGGCGGTGATCGGGGCCAAGGGTGCCTCCTTCTTCCGCAGCTTCGGCGGCAACGTGGTCGCGGCCATCAGCCACCTCGGCGAAGCCCCGGCGATTGGCGATCTGATCGGCAGCATCAAGGTGATGCTGGATGCCTACCTGGACGGCCGTATCGACCGTCTGTACGTGGTGTCCAACGTCTTCGTCAACACCATGACCCAGAAGCCGACCATCCAGCAGCTGGTGCCGCTGGTTGCGACCGAGGGTGGTGAGCTGCAAGGCAAGCATTGGGACTACCTCTACGAGCCCGACGCCAAGACCCTGCTCGACGGTCTGCTGGTGCGCTACGTGGAATCCCAGGTGTACCAGGCCGTGGTCGAGAACGCTGCCAGCGAACAGGCCGCGCGGATGATCGCGATGAAGAACGCCACCGACAACGCTGGCGATCTCATCAAAGAGCTGCAGCTGGTCTACAACAAGGCTCGCCAGGCTGCGATCACCCAGGAAATTTCGGAAATCGTCGGCGGCGCCGCCGCGGTCTGACGGACAGCTTAAACATTCGAGGAACGCGAAATGAGTAGCGGACGTATCGTACAAATCATCGGCGCCGTGATCGACGTGGAATTCCCGCGCGACGCGGTACCGCGCGTCTTTGACGCCCTCAAGGTGCAGGGTGCCGAAACCACCCTGGAAGTTCAGCAGCAGCTGGGCGACGGCGTGGTTCGTACCATCGCCATGGGTAGCACCGAAGGCCTCAAGCGTGGCCTGGACGTGGGCAACACCGGCGAGGCCATCAAGGTCCCGGTCGGCGTCAAGACCCTCGGTCGCATCATGGATGTGCTGGGCAACCCCATCGACGAAGCCGGTCCCATCGGCGAGGAAGAGCGTTGGGAAATCCACCGCAAGGCCCCGTCCTATGCGGAGCAGGCCGGTGGTAACGATCTGCTGGAAACCGGCATCAAGGTCATCGACCTGGTCTGCCCCTTCGCCAAGGGCGGTAAGGTCGGCCTGTTCGGCGGCGCCGGCGTGGGCAAGACCGTCAACATGATGGAACTCATCCGTAACATCGCCATCGAGCACAGCGGTTATTCCGTGTTCGCCGGCGTGGGCGAGCGTACCCGTGAAGGGAACGACTTCTACCACGAGATGAAGGATTCCAACGTTCTGGACAAGGTCGCCCTGGTCTATGGCCAGATGAACGAGCCGCCGGGCAACCGTCTGCGCGTGGCCCTGACCGGCCTGACCATGGCCGAGAAATTCCGTGACGAAGGCCGTGACGTCCTGCTGTTCGTCGACAACATCTACCGTTACACCCTGGCCGGTACCGAAGTGTCCGCGCTGCTGGGTCGTATGCCGTCCGCGGTGGGCTACCAGCCGACCCTGGCCGAGGAGA
The window above is part of the Pseudomonas oryzihabitans genome. Proteins encoded here:
- the mnmE gene encoding tRNA uridine-5-carboxymethylaminomethyl(34) synthesis GTPase MnmE; this translates as MSLPSDSIAAIATATGRGGVGIVRVSGPLAAPLAKAICGRELPPRHAHYGNFLAADGSVLDAGIALFFPGPNSFTGEDVLELQGHGGPVILDLLLRRTLEEGARLARPGEFSERAFLNDKLDLAQAEAIADLIEASTEQAARNALRSLQGEFSRRVESLVEQLIQLRIYVEAAIDFPEEEIDFLADGKVQGLLEGVQAELRDVQREANRGALLRDGMTVVIAGRPNAGKSSLLNALAGREAAIVTDIAGTTRDVLREHIHLDGMPLHVVDTAGLRDTSDRVEQIGVQRALDAIATADRVLLVVDASAPEARDPQALWPELLSTRPPLDKLTVIRNKADLTGEATGLFESSGPVEIALSATDGQGVDALREHLKACMGFEQTTEGGFSARRRHLDALQRAASALDHGYRQLTLAGSGELLAEDLRQAQQVLGEITGAFSSDDLLGRIFSSFCIGK
- the mnmG gene encoding tRNA uridine-5-carboxymethylaminomethyl(34) synthesis enzyme MnmG, translated to MDFPSRFDVIVIGGGHAGTEAALAAARMGVRTLLLTHNVETLGQMSCNPAIGGIGKSHLVKEIDALGGAMAAATDLAGIQFRILNSRKGPAVRATRAQADRVLYKAAIRYTLENQPNLWIFQQACDDLIVEGDRVAGVITQMGLKFHADNVVLTAGTFLGGLIHIGLQNHSGGRAGDPPAIALAQRLRELPLRVSRLKTGTPPRIDGRSVDFSVMTEQPGDTPLPVMSFLGNREQHPAQVSCWITHTNARTHDIIRANLDRSPMYSGVIEGVGPRYCPSIEDKIHRFADKDSHQVFLEPEGLTTHELYPNGISTSLPFDVQLEVVRSMRGMENAHILRPGYAIEYDFFDPRDLKYSLETKVIAGLFFAGQINGTTGYEEAGAQGLLAGANAALRAQGREAWCPRRDEAYLGVLVDDLITLGTQEPYRMFTSRAEYRLILREDNADLRLTEKGRELGLVDDQRWALFEAKREGIALEEQRLKATWIRPGTPQGTAVAERFGAPLNHEYNLQNLLARPEIDYAGLMDAVGETPAEAQVAEQIEIKTKYAGYIDRQQDEIQRLRASDAVALPAELDYAGISGLSKEIQHKLAQARPETLGQASRIPGVTPAAVSLLLIHLKKRSAGRSLEHSA
- the rsmG gene encoding 16S rRNA (guanine(527)-N(7))-methyltransferase RsmG; translation: MASAIQAKELRQGAETLGVALSAEVEERLLGYLDLLVKWNKAYNLTAVRDPDEMVSRHLLDSLSIVPYVTAGNWLDVGSGGGMPGIPLAILFPDSRFTLLDSNGKKTRFLTQAKIELGLANLEVVHGRVEAFQPAAPFTGIVSRAFSAIDDFANWTRHLGDDQTQWLAMKGLHPDDELAKLPADFRVAAAHVLAVPGCQGQRHLLILRRTIGEG
- a CDS encoding ParA family protein, which produces MAKVYAIANQKGGVGKTTTCINLAASLAATNRRKVLLIDLDPQGNATMGSGVDKHALEHSVLDVLTGGCGLLDAMHFSEHGGYQLLPSNRDVTAAEVELLELPGRESRLRDALAPVRDNYDYVLIDCPPSLSMLTINGLVAADGVIIPMQCEYFALEGLTDLIGSIQHIAQRLNPQLKIEGLLRTMFDPRIGLANDVAAQLKQHFGDELYETIIPRNVRLAEAPSYGMPVLVYDKSSKGAAAYLELASELVKRQRKAARTAKTA
- a CDS encoding ParB/RepB/Spo0J family partition protein, producing the protein MAVKKRGLGRGLDALLGGASVKVLQEQAAATPVSELQSLPVDIIQRGKYQPRRHMDPVALEELANSIRVQGLMQPIVVRAIGEGRYEIIAGERRWRASQQAGLERIPALVRDVPDQVAIALALIENIQRQNLNPLEEAMALQRLQDEFELTQAQVAEAVGKSRSGVTNLLRLLALAEEAKELLAKGELEMGHARALLGLPKARQAEGARHVVARGLTVRQTEALVRQWLSGAESSEKVPVVDPDISRLEQRLAERLGANVQIRHGEKGKGQLVIRYTSLDELQGVLAHIR
- a CDS encoding F0F1 ATP synthase subunit I; this encodes MDRRTPKRLPFHHQPAFRLLLVQLVVALCAAVVLFCFVGKVAGYSGLLGGLIAWLPNLYFSFKAFRYRGAHAAQDIVRSFYSGEAGKLILTAVLFALTFAGVKPLSAPALFGVYLLTLMVNAGAPLLLKKPTRP
- the atpB gene encoding F0F1 ATP synthase subunit A, producing the protein MAADSASAYIQHHLQNMTFGLDPVRGWTLAHTPAEAKAMGFWAFNLDTLGWSVGLGVIFLLFFRSIAKKATSGQPGRLQSLVEVLVEFVDGSVRDTFHGKNDLIAPLALTIFVWIFLMNMMDLVPVDWLPMLAMAIGGDHTYFRVVPTTDPNATLGMALSVFALILFYSIKIKGIGGFVGELTLHPFSSKNTLVQILLIPINFLLEFVTLVAKPISLALRLFGNLYAGELIFILIAIMFANGLALGGLGIVLQWAWAVFHILIIVLQAFIFMMLTIVYLSMAHEESH
- the atpE gene encoding F0F1 ATP synthase subunit C — protein: METVVGLTAIAVALLIGLGALGTAIGFGLLGGKFLEGAARQPEMVPMLQVKMFIVAGLLDAVTMIGVGIALFFTFANPFVGQIAG
- a CDS encoding F0F1 ATP synthase subunit B, which translates into the protein MNINATLIGQSVAFFIFVLFCMKYVWPPIISALREREKKIADGLDAANRAARDLEVAQQQANQKVSEAKGQAAEIIEQANKRAAQIVEDAQAKARVEGERIKAQAQAEIEQEINSAKDALRARVGLLAVAGAEKILGSTVDANAHAQLVDRLAAEI
- a CDS encoding F0F1 ATP synthase subunit delta; this encodes MAELNTLARPYAKAAFEFAQAQQQLTQWSAALGLLAAVSQDGTVRQLLQQPQLTAEAKAGLLIDVCGDQLDAQSQNFVRTVAENNRIDLFPAIAEIYEAYKAEQEKSIEAEVTSAFALSEEQQDKLAKALSARLGRQVRLNASEDASLIGGVVIRAGDLVIDGSVRGKLAQLAEALKP